The Cystobacter fuscus DSM 2262 genome includes a region encoding these proteins:
- a CDS encoding ABC transporter substrate-binding protein, producing the protein MHSSSSPIRTAGMLAALLLVAPACKRDNPEAKGTPATAQKEGEAPAAAASGGKIALLLPESKTARYETHDRPHFERKVRELCPDCEILYSNADQDAAKQQNQAEAALTNGAKVLVLDPVDSASSAAIVARARQSKVAVLSYERLILNADVDYYISFDNEQVGKLQGQALADKLKADGKGSGSIVMIHGSPTDNNATLYKKGSHSVIDGSGLKVGAEYDTPDWSPDKAQQQMEQAITRLGKENIAGVYAANDGTAGGAIAAMKAAGLNPLPPVTGQDAELAAIQRILTGDQYMTVYKAIKTEGEIAAEVAVALLRTGQPPAGRINGKVNNGMKDVPSILLPAQVVTKDNVKSTVVADGFWTPAQICEGAYAAACASAQLQP; encoded by the coding sequence ATGCATTCATCGTCGTCCCCGATTCGCACCGCCGGAATGCTCGCCGCGCTGTTGCTCGTGGCCCCCGCCTGCAAGCGCGACAACCCGGAGGCCAAGGGCACTCCCGCCACGGCCCAGAAAGAGGGCGAAGCTCCCGCCGCCGCGGCCTCGGGCGGGAAGATCGCCCTGCTGCTGCCCGAGTCGAAGACGGCGCGCTATGAGACCCATGACCGTCCGCACTTCGAGCGCAAGGTGCGCGAGCTGTGTCCGGACTGCGAGATCCTCTACAGCAACGCCGACCAGGACGCCGCCAAGCAGCAGAACCAGGCCGAGGCGGCCCTGACCAACGGGGCGAAGGTGCTCGTGTTGGATCCGGTGGACTCGGCCTCCTCGGCGGCCATCGTCGCGCGCGCCCGTCAGTCGAAGGTGGCGGTGCTCAGCTACGAGCGCCTCATCCTCAACGCGGACGTGGACTACTACATCTCCTTCGACAACGAGCAGGTGGGCAAGCTCCAGGGTCAGGCCCTGGCGGACAAGCTGAAGGCGGACGGCAAGGGCTCGGGCTCCATCGTGATGATCCACGGCTCGCCCACGGACAACAACGCGACGCTCTACAAGAAGGGCTCGCACAGCGTCATCGACGGCAGCGGCCTGAAGGTCGGCGCCGAGTACGACACCCCGGACTGGAGCCCGGACAAGGCGCAGCAGCAGATGGAGCAGGCCATCACCCGGCTCGGCAAGGAGAACATCGCGGGCGTGTACGCGGCCAATGATGGAACGGCCGGCGGCGCCATCGCGGCGATGAAGGCGGCGGGCCTCAATCCGCTGCCGCCCGTCACCGGCCAGGACGCGGAACTGGCCGCCATCCAGCGCATCCTCACCGGCGATCAGTACATGACCGTCTACAAGGCCATCAAGACGGAGGGAGAGATCGCCGCCGAGGTCGCCGTGGCGCTGCTGCGCACGGGCCAGCCCCCGGCGGGCCGGATCAATGGCAAGGTGAACAACGGCATGAAGGACGTGCCGTCCATCCTCCTGCCCGCCCAGGTCGTCACCAAGGACAACGTGAAGAGCACCGTCGTCGCCGACGGCTTCTGGACGCCCGCGCAGATCTGCGAGGGCGCCTACGCGGCCGCCTGCGCGTCCGCGCAGCTCCAGCCCTGA